In the Candidatus Delongbacteria bacterium genome, GGCAAGAGCCGTGGTCAGGTCGGGGCCCACACCGGCCAGCTCGGGTGTGGTGTAAGTGCACCAGGGAATCAGCAGTTGATTGCGACGCGCACGCCCGAAGAAGAACGCATTGCGCACGGCCGCGCGCGCCATGGCATCGGCGGCATGGGTGAACTGGGGCCCGCCGATCACATCGCCCAGGGCCAGCACGCGGCGATTGGCCGTACGCAGGAAATCGTTCACCAGTACCTGCCCGCGACTGCCGGTCAGAATGCCCGCGTGTTCCAGATCCAGCTCTTCCGTGTTGGGCTGGCGTCCCGTGGCCAGCAGCAGCGCATCGAATCCCAGTTCCTCGCCTCCCGCTGTGTGTTCAAGCCAGGCCTGTCCGCATTCTCCCCGACCTTCAAGGCGCACCAGACGAGTGGCCAGCCGCACGTCCACACCCGCCGCCTCCAGGGCTTGTTGTACGGCCAGGGCTCCCTCGGGATCATCCCGGATCAGCAGCCGCTCCGCCTGCTCCACGAGTGTCACACGGCAACCCAGCAGGGCCAGGCTCTGGGCCAGCTCGCAGCCGATCGGACCGCCCCCGGCCACCAGCAGGTGTCCGGGCAGGCTTTCGCGGTTGAAGAGATTCTCGTTGGTGAAAAAGCGCACCGAGTCCAGCCCGGGGATCGGCGGAATCGCCGGGCGCCCGCCCGTGGCGATGAAGGCTCGCCTGAACCGGGCCGTATGCCCATTGACCTCCACCCGATCCGCTCCCGTGAAGCGGGCCTGGCCAAAGACCACTTCCACGCCCTTGCCTTCAAGGCCCGCAAGGGAATCCGCGGGGGAAATGCGCGCACGGCGCTCGCGCAGTCTTTCGAGCACGGCAGCACCATCGACCAGGGCCTCCTGCGGGCCGATCCCGAAACCGGGAGCCGCCCGGACCGCCGCGGCGGCGC is a window encoding:
- a CDS encoding FAD-dependent oxidoreductase, which produces MPTDPTRSLAPLDRHNLTLLENVRPAQHATRPSRDEYHAIVLGAGAAGLVSASIVAGLGGKVLLVERALLGGDCLNVGCVPSKALIRSARAAAAVRAAPGFGIGPQEALVDGAAVLERLRERRARISPADSLAGLEGKGVEVVFGQARFTGADRVEVNGHTARFRRAFIATGGRPAIPPIPGLDSVRFFTNENLFNRESLPGHLLVAGGGPIGCELAQSLALLGCRVTLVEQAERLLIRDDPEGALAVQQALEAAGVDVRLATRLVRLEGRGECGQAWLEHTAGGEELGFDALLLATGRQPNTEELDLEHAGILTGSRGQVLVNDFLRTANRRVLALGDVIGGPQFTHAADAMARAAVRNAFFFGRARRNQLLIPWCTYTTPELAGVGPDLTTALAAGERAAELVVHFRDLDRAVLDSEENGFLKVVHDARGRLLGARILGPHAGELLAPVIACISGGVRLGQLSGMVFPYPTVGEALRKLGDQYQRTRLSPGLAGLLGRVLRSRR